TCTTTAATCGCTACAAACTTACTAAAAAGAGCAGAATTTTTAAAAGCTTTTGCTCTCTCCCACGGAAGCCCTTTTTGTTTTAATTTTGACTGGAGATCTCTTAAAGTCAAATCAAACCCAAATCCAACGCCAGCTATTTGTCTGTTTTGTATCAAAAAGCAAATCTCTGCTTCATAATGAATCCCATCTCTTGCTATAAGCCTATCACCAATTGCAGAATTTGGCTTGATGAAATAGACCGGTTCATCTGGAATTTTATTATTTAGCTCTTTGATATGTTCAACATAGTTTCTCCCAATACAGACAATTTTGCAAGGAGTGATTGCTTGATTATCAAAAATTATAGTTTTCATAATTGTTTTTTATGATTAAGTAAGATTTTTTTAAACTCTTCAATAATTTCTATCGATTTTTCAAGTTCTCGTTTATATAAAGGTTTAAAATAATCATCATGCGATTGTGGATGCAAGATACTTTTTAATATAAGCTTTACATCTTCGAATTCTTCAAAATGCATTTTTTCTTCAATGTAATTATGTAAAGAACTAATTGTTTTAATCACTTGTTCCGAAAATTCTTTACATTTTTGAGCTTGTATATTT
The Nitratiruptor tergarcus DSM 16512 genome window above contains:
- a CDS encoding fumarylacetoacetate hydrolase family protein, translated to MKTIIFDNQAITPCKIVCIGRNYVEHIKELNNKIPDEPVYFIKPNSAIGDRLIARDGIHYEAEICFLIQNRQIAGVGFGFDLTLRDLQSKLKQKGLPWERAKAFKNSALFSKFVAIKDWHGVEVVLYKNGELVQKGGVELMIYKPDFLVKDIDTIFGLDDGDIIMSGTPKGVGSVKRGDIFVGEIYQNSRQLIRAIFKADA